The DNA segment AATATAGCCGTGATTGAAGATGATCACGGGCCAGCCCGTGGCGGGTACTTCCCCGAAGGGAACCGTGAGCAGGCCATATTGCTTAAGCCCATCCGACAGATACGAGGCGATGTAGCGGGCGTAATTGCTGCCGTTTTCCAGCACTTCTTCGATGGTGAGCGCAGCGGCCGGGTAACTGCGCTGGCGCAAATATTCGATGCTTAACGGATGCAGCGGCAGCGGGGTCGCCGTCGGGGTGAGGGTGGCGCTGGGGCTGGGGCTGGCAGTGAAGGTGGCGGTAGCGCTGCTACGCGCGATGAACGGGGTGGGTAAGCCTGCCGCGCCTCCCTGCGGGAGGGTGCAAGCGGCCAGCAGCACACAACAGAGGATCGCCAGGCGGATAAGGCGCAGCTTCACGCGCAGTAGTGTACCCAACGGCTTGCGCCGCTCGGGCTTTTTTGTCGTGAGCGCCGAGCGTCAGGCCGCGGCGGGGTGCAGCTCCTGCCAGATCTGATCGAGTGCCTGGCTGAAGGCTTGGGTACCTTGAGCACCGGAGACGGCGTACTTGCTGTCGAAGATAAAGAAGGGCACACCCTGGATGCCATACTGGGCTGCCTGGCCCAGGTCCGCCTGCACTTCGGTAGTGTAAGCATCTGAGTCCAGGGCGGCACGCGCCGCCTGCGCATCCAGCCCTACTTCGCTGGCCAACTGCACCAGTGTTTCGCTATCGGCGACGCTCAGCCCGTCTGTGAAGTACGCCTTGAACAGGCGCGCCAGCATGGCGGCCTGCTTGCCCTGGCTGGCGGCGAAGTGCACCAGCCGGTGGCCGTGCAACG comes from the Anaerolineales bacterium genome and includes:
- a CDS encoding DsbA family oxidoreductase, whose product is MKIDIWSDIACPFCYAGTTQLNQALASFAHKDEVEIVHHSFQLDPNAPFVAEQSINAMLAAKRGISEDQADHMNQQVAEMFAGLGLEMNHHAAKLVNTLHGHRLVHFAASQGKQAAMLARLFKAYFTDGLSVADSETLVQLASEVGLDAQAARAALDSDAYTTEVQADLGQAAQYGIQGVPFFIFDSKYAVSGAQGTQAFSQALDQIWQELHPAAA